A part of Arachis hypogaea cultivar Tifrunner chromosome 12, arahy.Tifrunner.gnm2.J5K5, whole genome shotgun sequence genomic DNA contains:
- the LOC112729927 gene encoding uncharacterized protein, with translation MIPMLLCGGFKPYGVILLCPIFFSLAHLNHFMEIYAKQNNRIKKDISASVVISSRKQQNVEEAAEKLRAKGIEVLTLVCHVSNNQQRKDLIQKTAQKIQSLFEEQQSHTAESTD, from the exons ATGATACCTATGCTACTGTGTGGAGGATTTAAGCCATATGGTGTCATACTTCTTTGCCCTATTTTCTTCAGCCTGG CACATTTAAATCATTTCATGGAGATTTATGCCAAGCAAAACAACAGAATAAAAAAG GATATAAGTGCTTCCGTCGTCATCTCTTCTCGCAAGCAg CAAAATGTTGAAGAAGCTGCAGAGAAACTTAGGGCTAAAGGAATTGAAGTTTTGACCCTTGTTTGCCATGTCTCCAACAATCAACAGAGAaaggatttgattcaaaaaacCGCACAG AAAATTCAGAGTTTATTTGAGGAGCAACAATCTCATACAGCAGAATCTACAGATTGA